ACCAAGAACAGGGCGATTTGACGAGAGTGGGGCTGTACATCAAATGACAATGGGCATGCCAACCAATGCTATATTCGGAATGTTTATGCTGTGGTAAGTTACCTCAACGTATTGTGggcctaaaatattttttaccggTAAAATCTTACAGCGAATTGTAAGCGAACAATAATACTTGatattttcttgtaatttaAATGGCAGATTTCAGATTAAATATACTTAAATCGTCTGATAGAGAACAGTTGATGAGAAAACATTGTTTACCGCCTTCAGGTGGGGATGGTTGGGCTTCAACTGCGGCAGTACATATGGAATAACGGGCGGGAAATGGAAACTTGCGGCCAGGTAACTATAAGCTTCGATATCGACTATTGTTGTGTTTAATTATTGAGGACGTTTCCTTGTTGCTTGCATTCCGCACCATACCATCATCAACGCAAAACGATATGCAATAACTTTGTGCGGTTTACAGCGATGCAATAACTTCAATTTCAGGTCCGCTGTGATGACAATAACAAGTTCAATTGGTGGTGGGATAGCTGGCTTATTATTGAGGTAATTTCAAGTTGATAGTTGTAAAGTCTTTAACAGTGTACACGTAAGTTTTTGTGCATCTCGCCGAATGTCTCTCTCCGTCTCCATGTCTGTCCCTCTATGATCTAccaattaaaaataaatgaatctCAGCTTGCAACCCGAAAACATACCAAAAACTTTATTGTCtcttctgtgctgttttgtgtatttctttGTTCAATTGACTATGTCATAACGAATTTTTGACTTGTTGATggattatggatgggtatgattgtaTGATTCACAGtccagagggactgtgtatgATTACATATCCGTTACTGATTCATCTAATTATCTCGTGTTTCCTTTCAGCTACGTTTTCAAGAAAAGGACATTCGACATTACATACCTAATAAGCGGAATTCTTGGCTCATTGGTAGCTGGGACAGGTAACAATGCATTTGTTTATAGATAAGCAAATTATGTATCAATCTGTTTACTGTCTCTAACTCTTGAAGTTGGTATTTGATTGATCTCGAACGCTTCGGGTTTTTCCTCGCGGCTGATGCAAAACACAGTAGCTTATAACACACAGTAGCTTAGAAGGGGTACCATGACAGAACCGCTTTGGCGAGACAGCGCAAGCCCACCGTATTCGGGATATTTGACCGAGGGCTTGCAGTGTATTCTACGGCCGTCCCCGCACGAGCGCCTTGCGAATTGTAACTCCATAAGAATGCAAATATATAAACCTATTTAACCAAGGCAAGACGAGGACTAAGACGCCACAGTGGCAGTttgaaggtagaatgcgccgcaaggacagatattcggcctCTCAATATTCTGCAATACTTTTCTGCTCTACcgctttttttggggggggggggggctgattTTAAAGATCATGGAGAAAGTTTTTATCCTCTTAGTTTTCTCGATTTAAGTTTCCCCCATTTAAAGTTTTCCCCTAAagtaaacacagggatagcaGATATCAATCTATCTTtgctaatttgtttttctaataGTATCAACCTTTGCATAGTGACACCTGATAAGACCTTTTTTGATCtgataagagaatgattgaagtttcatcgaggaaagatgtagcaaaagtttgagtctttcactttagaggtGTCCACTACATTACTTTAAACAGTTTCAGTTGAGGAGGATAAACTTACCATTTTTCTGGTTTAGTCTGCTTTCGTATCAACCTCTCTCGGGGTACTCTTTTTTCTATTATTTCCCCTGATATTCAGCACGTTAATACGGATTCCGAAGTACATTTTAATGTTCATTTAACTTAACCTCTAATTTTTCTCTCTTTAGCGCTATGTGCATTGGCACATCCTTGGGAAGGTTTGGTCATCGGCCTTATCGGGGGCAGTATAGCTTGTCTTGGTGGAGAGGCAATGGCGAAAATTAAGATAGACGACCCCGTTGGCGTTGTCTCTGTACACGGAATTGCTGCTGTGTGGGGTCTCATCTCCGTTGGCTTGTTCGTTCGCATTGATCGTCTGGAGAACATTTCTTCTCGTAATGGTAACATTATTGATtctatttattgatttttttatatgaCAAACTCAGCTGACAATACCAAATGTAATGATGTGATCATATTATGTAATAACATGATCTACAATAACATTACTAGTCAAATAATATGAAGGATTAAAAAAGTTGTGAagttatattataatttttttctctggcgTCGAAACAAGTACTTCACCGAAAACTTGCTCCGATCTTTCTTTTGAGCGACTGCAAGTCTGTTGACATCATAGTTACGACACACTCAAACACAAATGTACACCAATCCAACCaataatccatccatccatccacatacatacatgttttacatacatacatacatacatacatacatacatacatacatacatacatacatacatacatacatacatacaattacatacatacatacatacatacatacatacatacatgatgtACGGCAGCGAATAGCCAGAACATGtcatgctgttgttgttgttgttgttgtttttcacgTAGGGCTGTTTTATGGAGGAGGTTTTTACATGCTTGGCGTCCAGACCTTGACAGTCGTTACGATTATTGTATGGACAACTGTAATATCCGCAGCACTGTTGAAGATTCTGGATACCATCATTGGTTTGAGAGTCAGCATACAGGAAGAAATGCTAGGGTCTGATATTGTCGAGCATGCGCTGAACGGAACATATGACAAAGTCACTGGGGAGCTGAGGGGACTCGATGGCGAATTGCTGGAGATTGTCAGACAAAACGGGGACAACGCCTACAATCAGAACCTGCGGCGCATTTCGGAAGCTGTGGCCAGAGGGATACCGAAGGAGATGCTGAGTTCGGTGGTCAACTTAGGAAATTCCAGCCTCGACGCTGCGATGGAGTCCCGCGGTGAGCCATCCTTCGCAGCGGGAAGAACAACGGGAGAGCGGCTCAGCGTTATCACGATCAGCAGTACAAGGCGAATCTCTCCCGTCGATGATATCTCCTCGCTGTCATTGGTTGAGATGGCGGGCAAAGTCCCGGATGTTAGAGCCGGGAATGAATTCAGACGTAAATTCAAAGATAGCCTGATTATTAACAACTACGTGAACACGGACGGATGTCACGAAGACGTTGATGTTTGCATAGAAAGCATTCTCGACGACAGCAGGGATAGCAAATAGAAAAATCTACATATCAATTCAACGGCAAAAAATAGGTTTCCATGAGTATTAATCCAAGGATATATTAGAGTTTTTATACATGGTTTTATTAATTATCCATCTATAGTGTGAAACGTAAGGTACTTTATAGACTGCAATTTTAGAATCGTACCAAATGACAAAAGACTCGGTACTTAGCGTGTAGATGAGCGCCGAGACAGAAAGCATGCTTTTAACGACGAACGGAAGCCCGCTGGTTTTCAATGATTAATTCCATCATGGCTTTTTTTATTAAGCAGTATTGGATATCTATGTTTGGATTAAGAGATGGAATAAGCTGGAAGAGATGAACTGCATACATATTCAGGCTGTAAAGAAGATGACTTAAACGTACTGTAATACGAAAAGGGTAGCAAATTAGGCTGATAAATATTTGCGATACATCGGGACAAAGAACGAGAATCGTAATACTTATTTCAGTGACTAGGATCATGTGAATGTATAACCTAGCGATTAGTTTCAGCTTGCTGTGTCTGTACAGTCTAAGTACACTGCGCATGACGCTTTAATCAAAGAGCAACTGATCCAATGAAAACCGCGTATCCTCAAAATTTTAATCAATCGCTTATTCTACCGGCCCCGCAAAATCACGCAAGGAAATTTGTAAAACGCCAAATGAGGCGTTTTATTGCAACATCTTCTGATGATCAGCGACTCTTGACGATATAACAAGGAACGAGTTCAGAGAATCAATTTCAACGGCATCAAATATTTATATCTTGGAGAAATCTATAGTGCCTTggagaaaagtatcaggaaatTCATTTCAAGAAATTGAAATTATCGATTTGTAAATGACCACACTTGGGTGATGCGGcttgaaaatattattgctGTTGAAGTCGGGGCAATGTAATCTGTAGTCACATTCCAAACAATAACTCTCATAATCTTTAAGACTTACTGAAAAATCCGTTTTTgtcgatattttaaatttgaaataccTGCAACACGTCTCTGTGATTGACTGTTTGAAGTATCATTATTTCACCGATTTCGTAAAATGCCGATATTGAATAACAAATAGTTTTTTAGCCTTCGTCGTTCTGAAATTGTCGAGTCAGCTTTCATATTGTGAATTAAAATATGCCGGAACTCTCGCACAAACTAACCCTTTCGAAGTGAATACTtcctgaatattaaaataaagGATACTTGCGCTAGTAAAAAGCTTTCCCGGCACAATCCTAGAGCAATTGAAGGGCTTTCGTGAAACTTCCTTTACTCTTCGTTTATCTTTGAAATATCGATGTCGAAGTGATGACACCATGGGAAACGAGTATGCACTTTTAACATGCTTAATTACGTTATATGAACATCCTACAATTCTATATAATTATTCAATCAAAACGATTATTTTGATAGCGTATTCGATCGAAAGCATATACTAACATGCTCTCGTTTTTCCTCTGGGTTTCCCGAACCTGTACAGCAAAGATTTCACCTTAACATTGAaatgctgaatacaaaaaattattGTATAAATGCGGTTAAGTgtaagaaattaaaaataattcctCTGTGAGATGGGCTCGAGGCACACATATTTTTTTAGTGTTTGTACGTAAACGGCCGTATGCCTTGCTCTACGTTTTATTTCAACCAAGAAAGGCGGCGaatttgagttttttcattCAACTAAAGCGACCATATATAGCAAATTGAGAGTGAAATTTAGCAGAACGAAGTTAAGTGCAACAAATGCTGACAATACTGTATCGATTGAAGTCGCTCTAGCAAAGACCTTTCGCCGGAAGTGAGGTGATGGCGGTTTATTTACTGCTGATTTTAGTATAGCTAGCTAGTTAAATTTCATCATCCATCTTCGATTACCCTGCGAGCTGTATTGAAATTAATGTCACCATAACATTTTTACGAATGCATCAACACTTTCTTTCTCGACGTCCTAACATAGTGGCTGAATGAAATTATTATAGTCATTTTTGTTCTCTTCAAAGGCGAAAGCTTTGAAGAGGGTGCCCTAAAACTCGGCAAGAAACTCTATTGTACATGTCTGAAAGTGCTTCGCGTAAGACCATGAATAATTGTCGTGTCTGCAATTAATAATAGCATGCAGCTAAGAGTATTCTTATGACATCAGTATTCACACTAGTAGCATTTGGCTCGACCATGTTAATGTACTCATTTTTGATCTGCGGTAATAAAGCGACGGCTCACTCCATATGGTATTATATCCCAGTCTGTTTTATTCACATGACTCCAGCATGACAGTCCCGGCCCTATCGAGCCAACATATCGTTCCAAAAACCTTGCCTGTTACTAAACCGGAAATTAAAAGCTCTGCCTTGCTTGGAAGCTTTCTTAACCTCACGATTCAAAAGTCACCATATAACGGCACATTATACTCTCTAGAGACAAACGGGTAATGTTCTTTTCTTGCGCTGGTCGGTTccatcacagagaaacatagacagagtcgagtcacaacgggtattgtttaaggcgtgaagcggttacgtaactcatccatgttcgcctcgcctcaggttgctctcgcctctcttttccgaagagtgccgaccatgcatccttcggtaattttcggattttcgccattTGTTAatcgaaagtatgttcggcaaagtttgtgttgttgttgtagtgtggtgctgagcggaattgacgtgctggcgaaaacgggagtgtattgagcttcaggaaagtgagttttaccgttttaaaaattcctctcatattttatgaatatataatgagtgtgtttgaaccaaatttgaaagtcttttatcgatactgcttggttttactcaatggtttacggtcagtcataccgtcttttacacgtgcgtcaaggaaggacatgtttatgaaactgctggcgtgttatgttttgattggcgtgaagcagtgtttctggcctgagagctcacaaagtaactatggttgctacgcgactggcagtacgatgccatctcgtcgtatttttcgcataatctcgtgtaattatcaaccacaaacaaagcctccaaaaagtttaacacctgtgaagctcattttaatatgaaaagccaataatctaccgagacgaccatggaacaaaaggcatgcatgcgtttccagtctgtctttactatttgtctgtggttccataaaacagatttcagaaaCCCCGCATGCTCCTCTATCAAATCAATATAGTAATAGGACAAAGAGCGAGCCAAAGTTCACCTTGTGAAATGTCTAAAACCGTCATTAATAACCTTCTATGAAAGCAGACATAGCACTAGGGGATATGGCAATCGCGTCTGAGAGCAAAATTAACTGTCCAATTACCCTCCCAACACAGAACCATCATCTGTTGCGATCAAGATAAGGTTTTTATGTAATCGCCTTTTGAGCGTTTACAGTGCAGGTCCGATATAAAAACAGATTTTCGTTAATTTCCTCACGGTCAAGTGACACTTCACATTGATCAATTAAATGCCGCTGTGCAccagcaatttttttcagatatatataattttttttatatatatatatatatatatatatatatatatatatatatatatatatatatatatatatatatatatgtataaatataaattcTGTTATACACTGATCACAAATAAGATCTTTTCTTACAACATACAGCCGTCAATCCGTCCGTCGTTACGGAcggatatatacatacatacatacttacatacatacatacatacatacacacacatacatacatacatacatacatacatacatacatacatacatacatacatacatacatacatacgtcaaTAAATAATATGTACAGAAATGCATGTAAATACACTTTatttttggatatgcaactctgGATAACAATGCTACATTTATTTATACCTGTAGATACCCTTATGTTTAACGATTTATGCACAAGAGTAATAAGTAGTTACGTAATACATGTTGCTCTCGTTGAAAGACCAATGCAGCGTGGAAATGAAATCCGTCGACCATATTGTACGCCCAAGTAATTAATCATTCATTATCCTACAAGTCGAATTGTTCCCTGCCCTAACAATATATTTATTACCAATGATCAACTCATCCTTGGAGATACTACAGTTTGAACATTTCCGCAAAGCGTAATATGCCATCGCTGAGATTTAGTTCACAAACCGTCCTTTCAAatctattaaaattcaaaactttaaaattatgTCCTTTTGATTTTATTCACCTGATAGTTGCAAAGTTTACTTGGTATGTAAGAATAGATACCTGCATTCTATGCAAATAAGATATTGTACGTTAAAACTTGCTAATGCAGACAGAGGTGAAAAATTAATGAATgtcagaaagaaaaaattacaaCCTGTCCATGGTTAGATTTTCTTGACATTTTTTGAGTATAATAACTAAACATATACCCTATAAACCTATTTAATTACCCTAACAGCGTCCCTGAGCACATCATCTCTATACGAATGGATATATTTACCTGTTTATACACCAGAAGACAAGATACATATACGATATTATCTTCTTCTAATACTACCTTTAATATTCAATGCGAATACCATccatgaatacagtcaataatcaatggcttgtattcagcaatcccgtattcatgtgaattcattttaatttaggagtattattctataatacaggcaacttattaatgtgaatttatttgtattgttgcGTTTTGATGCAGTGATCGATGAAAACGTTTCGATAAGTTTGTAGTGCTCAGTTGTAAACAGTGCAAATGTTCATGCACTGATTTATGCCTTCACCTCAAAACCACTAATGATCCGCCAAGCACAATCTCCCGGTATTGTTACTACTTTGTTGCAAGTCTGTAAGATGAGATGAACACGTTGGCAAATCAAACCCATATGACGTGTTCTTGGGGTTCATGATCTTCTGGTTTTGACGAAAATCTGTCAAGCCTCTGCGCACTGGTGTCGTCTGCCGTCGGGCTTTCTGCGTCAGAAGGGGTGTTCATCCCCACTAGCTGTGTTGCTGAAGCGTCGTCTTTAAAGTCACATTTTGACTCCGACGTCTGAGTGCTTGCCAGAGAACAGGACGGTATATTGTACAAGATCGAGTCACCATTGGAGACTATGTACTCAGTCGCTTGGACCGTGTGGCTATTTACGGTTTTTAGGTCAGCCGTAGATAAATTGTTTTCCACGGTCCTTGCTGCTTCTGATTCGCCCATATGAAATCCAAAAGCATCACACTCTTGTCCTTGGGCACTGGTCATCATAGATATTTGGTTCAAGATGTCTTTGCGATTACTATAATTTTGGTGtactgtttttcttttctcGTTGATCTTTCTGATGTTCACATGCTTTCCGTCAGGGGTTGTGAGTATCCTCGTCTTCTTGTCGTAGGTGCCGTAAAGGCCGTGTTCCACGATATCGGCACCTAGGAGCTCTTCGTGAATGGGGACGCGAAGACCTATGATTACATCAATCACATTCAGAAATATAAACGCCATTACAGCAGTCCAAGATATAAGTGTAACAAGAGCCAAGGACTGTACCCCCAGAAGATACCAGCCCCCTCCATAAAATAATCCTGCAATGTAATAAGATATACATGTGATTATCAATCTgtcactgtatgtatgtatgtatgtatgtatgtatgtatgtatgtatgtgcatataattatatatgtgatatatatatatatatatatatatatatatatatatatatatatatacataccatGTCTTAAGATcgagtacatatatatatatatatatatatatatatatatatatatatatatatatgtgtgtgtgtgtgtgtgtgtgtatttatctatgtatctatgtatgtgttatgcatatatgtatctatgtatgtgtttatgtatgtatgcaattATCTATTAatgtgtctatgtatctatagtagatagacagatagatagacagatagatagatagatagatagattaacATATATTCTAAATGCAACACAGTTTCTAAATCATCATGCAGTTATATTCATTCGGGGGCAGGGACAGATTTATTTTAGATAAAATTAAGTGACCTAAATAATTGTTGTCGTTACAATTAATGTATATTAGTCAATGTAATCAAGGAATTACGAAATAGAATTGAGTTTGACATCGATAATTACTTTACCTTAAATAAGTGAAATAAGTATACTCATGGTACGGGACTTAGGCTATGCGTACAAGTTACTGTAATGCTCCGAGGTTTGAAATGTTAAAGGGAAAAAAATCCAAGTTAATCGTGTCATAAAATGCCGAACGTACCACTCTGTAAACCTTCATAAAACTGTGAATTGCCGTCGTCCACTTGGCGCAGGAAAAGGCCCACAGCTAGCATACCCCATACGGCACAGACGAAATGTATTGGTATAACATTGACTGGGTCGTCGATTTTCAGTTTCGCAATGCAAGGAATGCTGAGACACGCCAGTAGGCCTCCAATGGAACCAATCACAAACCCTTCCCAAGCTTGCGCGAATGCACAAATTCCTGAAATTAAAACGGTGAATTTCCGAATGAGGATGAGAAGTTACATTTGcgattcaattatttaaatatgTATGTTTGCAGATAGctttatgaaaaaaacaaaaccgaTGTCTTTGTTCCTGTGCTGGAGACTAGCGACTCTACAGAGAGAGGTTTTAAAGACAATATTCAAAGTTGAACGCCATGGGACTGCAAGTAAACACAAAATATGACTCATTGCCGTCACAAGTTTCACGAGTTAGAAACAAACTAATGGTGTAGAACATAACATCTTACATCTTCAGACAGTTATACCTAACTTTATAGTGTTGTTCTAATTATGAGCCTTGATCAAGGTAAGATAACACATCAAGTGTTTTAATTaaataaattgacaatttaAAGGGTATACCATTGTACAGAAAATATTCATACAAGCTCCCATGTTTTCCTTCCTGTGATATCGAATTAAGTGATtgcaaaaacaaattacctaatattttcCAAGATTGAAATTTCGAAAGGCCGCATTCCTTGCGGTAGATCTTCAAGTTTGAGAATGATATATTTTtcggattttacaaaaaagctGGTGAAAATCAAATGACTCCAAAAAGGTATCATAAAAGTTAAAATCTTAATTGCCGTCCCCAAGGCGCAGTCTATCTTAAATATAATTCATTTTAGTATGACAAGTATCCATAGTTACCTGTTACAGATACAAGGGATCCAAGAACGCCGTTAATCAGAAAGTTAATATCAAAGGTCCGTTTCTTCATGATGTAGCTTTAAAAACATACGAAGATTTGAACCCTTAGGATGTTCAATTGTTAATGCAATGATCTCATA
This is a stretch of genomic DNA from Ptychodera flava strain L36383 chromosome 21, AS_Pfla_20210202, whole genome shotgun sequence. It encodes these proteins:
- the LOC139121733 gene encoding putative ammonium transporter 2 gives rise to the protein MMNQSTTQDNVTVVPTTVSVLELGLLWDDATWVLSCTFIIFTMQSGFGLLESGSVSQKNETNIMVKNAVDVIFGGFSYWAFGFGLSFGKGAYVNSFCGFGDFFVDETGGLVAGSVFSEFFFHASFATTATTIVSGSMAERTKLEAYIVFSFLNTLVYCFPSHWIWDKHGWLHKLGVIDLAGVGVVHLVGGVTGLVATIVLKPRHGRFEGNAVPPQMSSPTTALLGMFMLWWGWLGFNCGSTYGITEGKWILAARSAVVTTTASIGGGVSGIILSYIMKKRTFDINFLINGVLGSLVSVTGICAFAQAWEGFVIGSIGGLLACLSIPCIAKLKIDDPVNVIPIHFVCAVWGMLAVGLFLRQVDDGNSQFYEGLQSGLFYGGGWYLLGVQSLALVTLISWTAVMAFIFLNVIDVIIGLRVPIHEELLGADIVEHGLYGTYDKKTRILTTPDGKHVNIRKINEKRKTVHQNYSNRKDILNQISMMTSAQGQECDAFGFHMGESEAARTVENNLSTADLKTVNSHTVQATEYIVSNGDSILYNIPSCSLASTQTSESKCDFKDDASATQLVGMNTPSDAESPTADDTSAQRLDRFSSKPEDHEPQEHVIWV
- the LOC139122247 gene encoding putative ammonium transporter 2 gives rise to the protein MAPTNLSEANASESLGEDILHGNGASGERGWDDATWILTSAFIIFTMQSGFGLLESGSASRKNEVNIMVKNAVDVIFGGMSYWMFGYGFSFGQDRGSNAFIGIGHAFVQPADDDNFGNVYSSFFFHTSFATTSTTIVSGAMAERTKLEAYIIFSFFNTFVYCFPSRWVWANTGWLKSLGVIDIAGASCVHLVGGVTGLVATVILKPRTGRFDESGAVHQMTMGMPTNAIFGMFMLWWGWLGFNCGSTYGITGGKWKLAARSAVMTITSSIGGGIAGLLLSYVFKKRTFDITYLISGILGSLVAGTALCALAHPWEGLVIGLIGGSIACLGGEAMAKIKIDDPVGVVSVHGIAAVWGLISVGLFVRIDRLENISSRNGLFYGGGFYMLGVQTLTVVTIIVWTTVISAALLKILDTIIGLRVSIQEEMLGSDIVEHALNGTYDKVTGELRGLDGELLEIVRQNGDNAYNQNLRRISEAVARGIPKEMLSSVVNLGNSSLDAAMESRGEPSFAAGRTTGERLSVITISSTRRISPVDDISSLSLVEMAGKVPDVRAGNEFRRKFKDSLIINNYVNTDGCHEDVDVCIESILDDSRDSK